Proteins co-encoded in one Pseudomonas beijingensis genomic window:
- a CDS encoding MFS transporter yields the protein MTDNSLPQDRPAWGAVLAMALAAFVLVASEFMPVSLLTPVAADLHVSEGQAGQGIAVSGAFALITSLFIASIAARVDRKWLLLGLTLLMIVSGTVVAFAPNYPVFMVGRALIGVAIGGFWSLSAATAMRLVPDAQVPQALAIVNGGNALATVIAAPLGSFLGAIIGWRGAFFCIVPVAAIALVWLLLRLPSMPAQAKQGSTSVFKLMTRAPVALGMLAVSTFFMGQFMLFTYLRPFLETVTQVSVSMLSFMLLVIGVAGLLGTFLIGACLKNHLYRTLIVIPLLMAAIAIVLVGFGESVVFTTLLLGLWGLVATAAPVGWWTWLSRTLPEDAEAGGGLMVAIVQLAIAGGATVGGLLFDLSGYRATFETSAAVLAMAAVLTVLAARSALRQSLSTTQATHYGAAV from the coding sequence ATGACCGATAACTCATTGCCACAAGACCGGCCCGCCTGGGGCGCGGTACTTGCCATGGCGCTTGCCGCGTTCGTGCTGGTTGCCTCGGAGTTCATGCCCGTCAGCTTGCTGACGCCGGTAGCGGCCGATCTTCATGTCAGCGAAGGGCAGGCCGGTCAAGGCATTGCCGTTTCTGGCGCCTTTGCCTTGATCACCAGTCTGTTCATCGCTTCGATTGCCGCCCGGGTCGACCGCAAATGGCTCCTGCTGGGGCTGACCTTGCTGATGATCGTCTCAGGCACCGTGGTGGCGTTCGCGCCGAACTACCCGGTATTCATGGTCGGTCGCGCGTTGATCGGCGTGGCGATTGGCGGCTTCTGGTCGCTGTCGGCGGCCACGGCCATGCGGCTCGTGCCGGACGCTCAGGTTCCGCAGGCACTGGCCATCGTCAACGGCGGCAATGCCTTGGCGACAGTGATTGCTGCGCCGCTGGGCAGTTTCCTGGGGGCGATCATCGGTTGGCGTGGCGCGTTTTTCTGCATCGTGCCCGTCGCCGCCATCGCCCTGGTCTGGCTGCTGCTACGCCTGCCTTCCATGCCTGCGCAGGCGAAGCAGGGCAGTACCAGCGTCTTCAAGTTGATGACCCGGGCACCGGTCGCGCTGGGCATGCTGGCGGTCAGCACGTTTTTCATGGGCCAGTTCATGTTGTTCACCTATCTGCGACCATTCCTTGAAACGGTGACGCAGGTGAGCGTTTCAATGCTGTCCTTCATGTTGCTGGTGATCGGTGTGGCGGGGCTGCTGGGTACCTTCCTGATCGGGGCCTGCTTGAAAAACCACCTCTATCGGACGCTCATCGTCATCCCCCTGTTGATGGCCGCGATTGCCATTGTCCTGGTGGGGTTCGGCGAGTCGGTGGTGTTCACGACCCTCTTGCTCGGCCTTTGGGGCCTGGTGGCCACCGCTGCGCCCGTAGGTTGGTGGACCTGGCTTTCGCGAACGCTGCCGGAAGATGCCGAAGCCGGTGGCGGCCTGATGGTGGCGATCGTCCAGCTCGCCATCGCCGGAGGCGCGACAGTGGGTGGGTTGCTGTTTGATCTGAGTGGCTATCGCGCGACCTTCGAAACCAGTGCAGCCGTGTTGGCTATGGCGGCTGTGCTGACGGTGCTGGCTGCTCGCTCAGCGCTCCGGCAATCTTTATCGACCACGCAAGCAACGCACTATGGCGCGGCGGTTTGA
- a CDS encoding GNAT family N-acetyltransferase produces the protein MWRGGIEGEGAERLLRSLVVLEGQRGKGAGAAVLAAIEAFAKREGTQRLHLLTDSAAAFFIGQGYQPEDRSLAPASISATAQFKTLCPASATYLSKRLV, from the coding sequence ATGTGGCGTGGCGGTATCGAGGGGGAGGGCGCCGAGCGGTTGCTGCGCTCGCTGGTTGTCCTTGAGGGGCAGCGGGGCAAGGGTGCTGGCGCGGCGGTGCTGGCCGCTATCGAGGCGTTTGCGAAACGCGAGGGCACACAGCGGCTTCACCTGTTGACCGACAGCGCCGCCGCGTTTTTTATCGGCCAGGGCTATCAGCCGGAGGACCGTTCGCTGGCACCCGCTTCGATCAGCGCGACGGCCCAGTTCAAGACCTTGTGCCCGGCCTCGGCGACGTACCTGAGCAAACGCCTCGTCTAG
- the chrA gene encoding chromate efflux transporter, producing MSKPIRIDDEQALTQPGAISLREAFWFWLKLGFISFGGPAGQISIMHQELVERRRWISERRFLHALNYCMLLPGPEAQQLATYLGWLMHRSWGGVIAGALFVLPSLFILIALSWLYIAFGEVPVVAGIFYGIKPAVTAIVVHAAHRIGSRALKNNWLWAIAAASFTAIFAFDLPFPLIVLGAAAIGYFGGRWAPEKFSLGGHATQHQSFGPALIDDDTPTPDHARFSAARLARLAVVGALLWIVPMGLLTLVFGWSGTLTQMAWFFTKAALLTFGGAYAVLPYVYQGAVGHFGWLTPTQMIDGLALGETTPGPLIMVVAFVGFVGGYVMQVFGPEQAFLAGAVAATLVTWFTFLPSFLFILAGGPLVESTHNALKFTAPLTAITAAVVGVILNLACFFGYHVLWPNGFAGALDWPSAIIALLAAVALFRYKRGVIQVLLACGLAGLTVHLLR from the coding sequence ATGAGCAAACCGATCCGAATCGATGATGAACAGGCCCTGACCCAACCCGGCGCCATCAGCCTGCGCGAGGCGTTCTGGTTCTGGCTCAAACTGGGCTTCATCAGTTTCGGCGGCCCAGCGGGGCAGATCTCGATCATGCACCAGGAGTTGGTGGAACGTCGGCGCTGGATTTCCGAGCGGCGTTTCCTGCACGCCCTTAATTACTGCATGTTGCTGCCGGGGCCCGAGGCCCAGCAACTGGCAACGTACCTGGGCTGGTTGATGCACCGAAGCTGGGGTGGCGTGATCGCCGGGGCGTTGTTCGTATTGCCTTCACTGTTCATTCTCATCGCGTTGTCGTGGCTGTACATCGCCTTTGGCGAAGTGCCGGTGGTGGCGGGTATATTCTATGGGATCAAGCCGGCCGTGACCGCCATCGTGGTGCATGCCGCCCACCGGATCGGCTCTCGCGCACTCAAGAACAACTGGCTGTGGGCCATCGCGGCGGCATCGTTCACCGCGATCTTTGCCTTTGACCTCCCCTTCCCGCTGATCGTACTGGGGGCCGCTGCCATCGGTTATTTCGGTGGCCGCTGGGCACCGGAAAAATTCAGCCTGGGCGGTCACGCGACCCAGCACCAGTCCTTCGGCCCCGCCTTGATCGACGACGACACGCCAACCCCGGACCACGCCCGGTTCAGCGCCGCCAGGTTGGCCCGATTGGCAGTCGTCGGTGCCCTGTTGTGGATCGTGCCAATGGGCCTGCTGACCCTCGTGTTCGGCTGGAGCGGCACGTTGACGCAAATGGCCTGGTTCTTTACCAAGGCCGCACTGCTGACCTTCGGCGGCGCCTATGCGGTTTTGCCCTACGTGTACCAAGGCGCCGTCGGACACTTCGGCTGGCTGACGCCGACACAAATGATCGACGGCCTGGCCCTGGGCGAAACCACGCCCGGGCCGCTGATCATGGTCGTGGCCTTCGTCGGTTTCGTCGGAGGCTACGTGATGCAGGTGTTCGGGCCCGAGCAAGCCTTTCTCGCCGGAGCCGTCGCGGCCACGCTGGTGACCTGGTTCACGTTCCTGCCCTCGTTCCTGTTCATCCTGGCCGGCGGCCCGCTGGTGGAATCGACCCACAACGCGTTGAAATTCACCGCACCGCTGACCGCGATTACCGCGGCGGTGGTCGGGGTGATCCTCAACCTGGCCTGCTTCTTCGGTTACCACGTGCTCTGGCCCAACGGTTTTGCAGGTGCCCTGGACTGGCCGTCGGCGATCATCGCCCTCTTGGCGGCCGTTGCGCTGTTTCGCTACAAGCGCGGAGTAATCCAGGTGTTGCTGGCGTGCGGGCTGGCCGGGTTGACGGTGCATTTGCTGCGCTAG
- a CDS encoding sensor domain-containing diguanylate cyclase — protein MPIPTYDPFHLPAGALKRLPLLKAAVTFIAAVCLCLCGLLYLQVEQSRRHDLESARIASATLTRAMAQQAQDTFLQADLVLASLADWIQIDGFGPAVQQRLQQTFARRVQSLEQLHGLFLFDKQGHWVITSFDDLHRGAGVADRDYFLFHQQNASLIAHIGPAIRSRQNGEWIIPVSRRLNDRDGNFQGVLMAGIKMSYFDRFFKSFSLDEQGEMALALSDGTLLARRPFDEARIGRPLAEEHIYNHALDGGMSGDGIIRSAIDGVVGRLYGHQHLQAYPLVVTAAMSEESILVGWHDRAFQSSLIVGLVVLGICMFGWVFVRQVRNSEKIEADLRKAQEALELIATHDSLTGLANRRLFERALDIEFGRGARQRSPLSLIMLDIDFFKRYNDAYGHVAGDHCLAEVAKVLKSCCHRKADLAVRYGGEEFAVLLPDTNLSGAMALAEQIRRSVIDKHITHSGSPTGYLTVSLGCYAFVPSSLDSIEVFIQRADAALYQAKHSGRNRVAVLSTEGGLDTLARSDR, from the coding sequence TTGCCAATCCCCACCTACGATCCTTTTCATCTCCCCGCCGGTGCCTTGAAACGCCTGCCGTTGCTCAAAGCTGCGGTTACGTTTATCGCAGCGGTGTGCCTGTGCCTGTGTGGTTTGCTTTACCTGCAGGTGGAGCAGTCCCGCCGACACGATTTGGAGTCGGCCCGCATTGCCTCGGCTACCCTTACCCGGGCCATGGCCCAACAGGCCCAGGACACCTTCCTGCAGGCCGATCTGGTCTTGGCCAGCCTGGCGGATTGGATCCAGATCGATGGATTCGGCCCTGCGGTGCAGCAACGTTTACAGCAAACCTTTGCTCGCCGCGTGCAGTCGCTCGAGCAGTTGCATGGCCTGTTTCTGTTCGACAAGCAAGGTCATTGGGTCATTACCTCCTTTGACGACCTGCACCGGGGGGCAGGGGTAGCGGATCGAGATTATTTCCTTTTCCACCAGCAGAACGCCTCCCTGATCGCCCATATCGGCCCGGCGATCCGCAGTCGGCAAAACGGCGAGTGGATCATCCCGGTTTCCCGGCGCTTGAATGATCGCGACGGCAACTTCCAGGGCGTGTTGATGGCCGGCATCAAAATGTCCTACTTCGACCGGTTCTTCAAAAGCTTCAGCCTCGATGAGCAAGGTGAGATGGCCCTGGCTTTGTCTGACGGGACGCTGTTGGCCCGACGCCCCTTCGATGAGGCGCGGATCGGTCGCCCGTTGGCCGAGGAACATATCTACAACCATGCCCTGGACGGCGGGATGTCTGGCGATGGGATCATCCGTTCGGCCATCGATGGTGTCGTAGGCAGGCTGTATGGGCATCAACATTTACAGGCTTATCCGCTGGTGGTCACCGCCGCTATGTCCGAAGAGTCGATCCTGGTGGGCTGGCATGACCGGGCTTTCCAATCCAGCCTCATCGTCGGCCTGGTGGTCCTGGGCATTTGCATGTTCGGCTGGGTATTCGTGCGCCAGGTACGCAACAGCGAAAAGATCGAAGCGGACTTGCGCAAGGCGCAGGAAGCGTTGGAACTGATTGCCACCCATGACAGCCTCACCGGGCTGGCGAATCGGCGTCTGTTCGAACGGGCCCTGGACATCGAGTTCGGGCGGGGCGCTCGTCAGCGCAGCCCTTTGAGCCTGATCATGCTCGACATCGATTTTTTCAAACGCTACAACGACGCCTATGGGCACGTGGCCGGGGATCACTGCCTGGCGGAAGTGGCCAAAGTGCTCAAGAGTTGCTGTCACCGCAAGGCCGATCTGGCGGTACGGTATGGCGGCGAAGAATTTGCGGTACTGCTGCCCGACACCAACCTTTCGGGGGCCATGGCGCTGGCCGAGCAGATCCGCCGCAGCGTCATCGACAAGCACATCACTCATTCCGGCTCCCCGACCGGCTACCTCACGGTGAGCCTGGGCTGCTATGCCTTTGTGCCCAGCAGCCTGGACAGCATCGAAGTCTTTATCCAGCGCGCCGATGCGGCGCTTTATCAGGCCAAGCACAGCGGCCGCAACCGGGTGGCGGTGTTATCCACGGAGGGCGGGCTCGATACGTTGGCGCGCTCGGATCGTTGA
- a CDS encoding bifunctional diguanylate cyclase/phosphodiesterase translates to MDSTADSPSRTARHTPITRRLVVAVGGLFVLGVLVAIAALFNIAQKLDADDLRKTHFYTERALENRVTASKNYIASYAYWTTAYDHLNGEVDVQWAYTEQNMGKTLFTNDEYEGVFVIDRQRTKYAVVRGRNVQADTAVYMDAPLAELMDQLQAQPDLTIPMVRYTLFEGWPAIVTASVITPNDERPLVEAQSTSVLLFVDQLTPVKLRKLGKSYGLTDLKLKKDTELKPGQPAVSLDSTGYSLVSRLVRPGQQLLWSLVPPLGGALLILALLTAYFFRYALRTARHVDASYDSLERSAHALEASEERFRAVAEAASDWIWEIDGQQHITYLSGRFNTVTGFSDQQWLGQLLEQLLYCDTTPIALWLAKLTEEQNASNLRCSYRDHSGQLRFCRVSARPIYNKAEVMGYRGTASDITDEVAAHAQVQHLSMHDALTGLPNRNKLARHLDDALLAKEHSTPLTLLMVDLDNFKPINDSLGHPAGDAVLLEVARRLRDSTREQDLVARLGGDEFVVVLSGMDNTAEIDRFCERLIDSLQQPILYETHSLHIGASIGTALSHRQGYVPGELIRCADIAMYQAKSEGKKTWCYFASQMNDQIQHRRQLESDLRQAVKNNEFVLHFQPRYTVDGREIVAVEALVRWQHPTQGLLGPDTFIPLAEQTDLIVPLSRWVLREACETALTWPVALMVSVNLSPVQFERSDVVEDVRQVLIETRFPASRLELELTENVMLNDVDGALQVMNALKELGVRLNMDDFGTGYSSLGYLRTYPFDGIKIDKRFIASMSNSSNDRAVVQAIINLGKAMGLTVTAEGVETLAQLGSLGSDQCHEVQGYFLSRPIDKQAFAQLLENGRPLSKMGC, encoded by the coding sequence ATGGATTCCACTGCCGATAGCCCTTCACGCACCGCGCGCCACACCCCGATTACCCGTCGCCTGGTCGTGGCGGTCGGGGGGCTGTTCGTCCTGGGCGTCCTGGTGGCGATTGCCGCGCTGTTCAACATTGCGCAAAAGCTCGACGCGGATGATTTGCGCAAGACGCATTTCTATACCGAGCGCGCCCTCGAGAATCGCGTCACCGCCTCGAAAAACTACATCGCCAGCTATGCGTATTGGACCACGGCCTATGACCACCTCAACGGTGAAGTCGATGTGCAATGGGCCTACACCGAGCAGAACATGGGCAAGACCCTGTTCACCAATGATGAATACGAGGGTGTGTTTGTCATCGATCGGCAACGCACCAAATATGCCGTGGTGCGTGGGCGTAACGTCCAAGCGGATACCGCAGTTTATATGGACGCGCCGCTGGCGGAGCTGATGGACCAACTCCAGGCGCAGCCTGACCTGACGATACCCATGGTCCGCTACACATTGTTCGAGGGCTGGCCGGCCATCGTCACCGCGTCGGTGATTACGCCCAACGACGAACGGCCCCTGGTCGAGGCCCAAAGCACCTCGGTCCTGCTGTTCGTCGACCAGCTGACGCCCGTCAAGTTGCGCAAACTGGGCAAGAGTTATGGCCTCACCGATTTGAAGCTCAAGAAAGACACCGAGCTCAAGCCCGGCCAGCCGGCCGTGTCGCTGGACAGCACCGGCTACAGCCTGGTGTCCCGACTGGTGCGCCCGGGCCAGCAATTGCTCTGGTCCCTGGTGCCGCCGCTGGGTGGCGCGCTGCTGATCCTGGCCCTGCTGACCGCTTACTTTTTTCGCTATGCATTGCGCACGGCACGGCACGTGGACGCCAGCTACGACAGCCTGGAAAGATCAGCCCATGCCCTGGAGGCCAGCGAGGAGCGCTTTCGGGCCGTGGCCGAAGCGGCTTCAGACTGGATCTGGGAAATCGACGGGCAGCAACACATCACTTATCTGTCGGGGCGTTTCAATACGGTCACCGGGTTTTCCGACCAGCAATGGCTGGGGCAACTGCTTGAGCAACTGCTGTATTGCGACACTACGCCGATTGCCCTCTGGTTGGCCAAGTTGACAGAGGAACAGAACGCCAGCAACTTGCGCTGCTCCTACCGCGATCATTCCGGGCAACTGCGCTTCTGTCGAGTGTCGGCCCGCCCGATCTACAACAAGGCCGAGGTGATGGGTTATCGCGGCACCGCCAGCGACATCACCGACGAGGTGGCCGCCCATGCCCAGGTCCAGCACCTGTCGATGCACGATGCGCTGACCGGCCTGCCGAACCGCAACAAGCTGGCGCGACACCTGGATGATGCGCTGCTGGCCAAGGAGCATTCCACCCCCCTGACATTGCTGATGGTGGACCTGGATAACTTCAAGCCGATCAACGACTCCCTCGGCCATCCGGCCGGCGATGCGGTGTTGCTGGAAGTGGCCCGGCGGCTGCGCGACAGCACCCGCGAGCAAGACCTGGTGGCGCGCCTGGGGGGCGACGAATTCGTGGTGGTGCTCAGTGGAATGGATAACACCGCTGAGATCGATCGATTCTGTGAACGGCTGATCGACAGCCTGCAGCAACCGATTCTCTACGAAACCCATTCGTTGCACATCGGCGCCAGCATTGGTACCGCCCTGAGCCACCGTCAGGGTTACGTGCCCGGTGAACTGATCCGTTGCGCCGACATTGCGATGTACCAGGCCAAGTCCGAGGGCAAGAAAACCTGGTGTTATTTTGCCTCGCAAATGAACGATCAGATCCAGCATCGTCGCCAGTTGGAAAGCGATCTGCGCCAGGCCGTGAAGAACAACGAATTTGTCCTGCATTTCCAGCCGCGCTACACCGTCGATGGTCGGGAGATCGTGGCGGTCGAGGCGTTGGTTCGCTGGCAGCATCCAACCCAAGGCCTATTGGGCCCCGATACCTTTATCCCGTTGGCCGAGCAAACCGACCTGATTGTCCCGCTTTCCCGTTGGGTGTTGCGCGAGGCCTGCGAAACCGCGCTGACCTGGCCGGTGGCACTGATGGTTTCGGTCAACCTGTCGCCGGTGCAGTTCGAGCGCAGCGACGTGGTGGAAGATGTGCGGCAGGTGTTGATCGAAACCCGTTTCCCGGCGAGTCGCCTGGAACTCGAACTCACCGAAAACGTGATGCTCAATGATGTCGATGGCGCCCTGCAGGTCATGAATGCCCTGAAGGAGCTAGGCGTACGCTTGAACATGGACGATTTTGGTACCGGTTATTCGTCCCTCGGTTACCTGCGCACCTATCCATTCGACGGCATCAAGATCGACAAGCGCTTCATCGCCTCCATGAGCAACAGCAGCAACGACCGCGCCGTGGTGCAGGCGATCATCAACCTGGGCAAGGCCATGGGGCTGACGGTCACCGCCGAAGGTGTGGAAACCCTGGCTCAGCTCGGCTCATTGGGCTCGGACCAATGCCACGAAGTGCAGGGTTATTTCCTCAGCCGGCCGATCGACAAACAGGCCTTTGCGCAGTTGCTGGAGAACGGCCGGCCCTTGTCGAAAATGGGCTGCTGA
- the xth gene encoding exodeoxyribonuclease III: protein MKNLRIATFNINGIRARLPNLLEWLEREKPDIACLQELKAVDKDFPAAELESVGYGAIWHGQASWNGVAILARDAQPLESRRGLPGGDDDSHSRYLEAAVHGVLVGCLYLPNGNPQPGPKFDYKLAWFERLIQYAQGLQASDHPVVLAGDYNVVPTDMDIYNPRSWLKDALLQPESRACYQRLLDQGWTDSLRHLYPDERIYTFWDYFRQHWQKNSGLRIDHLLLNPVASAYLSEAGVDAWVRNQPHPSDHAPTWIRLASRKRR from the coding sequence ATGAAAAACCTGCGAATTGCGACCTTCAACATCAATGGCATCCGGGCGCGGCTGCCCAACCTGCTGGAATGGCTGGAGCGGGAGAAACCCGACATTGCCTGTTTGCAGGAGCTCAAGGCGGTGGACAAGGATTTCCCGGCGGCGGAGCTGGAGTCGGTGGGGTATGGGGCGATCTGGCACGGGCAGGCGTCCTGGAACGGTGTCGCGATCCTGGCCCGTGACGCGCAGCCATTGGAGAGCCGACGAGGCCTGCCCGGCGGGGACGATGACAGCCACAGTCGCTATCTGGAGGCGGCGGTGCACGGCGTGCTGGTGGGGTGCCTTTACCTGCCCAACGGCAATCCGCAACCGGGTCCCAAGTTTGACTACAAGCTGGCCTGGTTCGAACGGCTGATCCAATACGCTCAAGGGTTGCAGGCCAGTGATCATCCCGTGGTGCTGGCCGGTGACTACAATGTGGTGCCCACCGACATGGATATCTACAACCCGCGCTCCTGGCTCAAGGATGCGCTGCTACAACCCGAAAGCCGCGCGTGCTACCAGCGCTTATTGGATCAGGGCTGGACCGATTCGCTGCGCCACTTGTATCCGGACGAGCGGATCTACACCTTCTGGGACTATTTCCGTCAGCATTGGCAAAAGAACTCTGGACTGCGCATCGATCACCTGTTGCTCAACCCGGTCGCCAGCGCCTACCTGAGCGAGGCCGGCGTGGACGCCTGGGTCAGGAACCAGCCCCACCCCAGCGACCATGCCCCCACCTGGATCCGGCTGGCTTCGCGCAAACGGCGCTGA
- a CDS encoding arylamine N-acetyltransferase family protein yields the protein MSHPQLSDTARYLRRLGFDAPPAPTLDTLRQMQWRHTAEFPFETLSTLLRQPVPIDLESVERKVFEEGRGGYCYELNQLFLALLQAVGFDARGITGRVVMNAPDGAWPARTHRLSLVTIDGVRYITDVGFGGMVPTAPLLLDSREAQVTPHEPYRIDTHADGYLLRANVAGEWRPMYLFDLQRQEDIDYTVGNWYVCNHPESPFMGRLMVARTGDGLRKTLNGNSYAVHRIGQESERRVIIDADELIDLLEQEFSLRVPPRELLRPALVGLLQA from the coding sequence ATGAGTCATCCCCAACTGAGCGATACGGCCCGTTATCTGCGGCGTCTGGGTTTCGACGCACCACCGGCGCCGACCCTCGACACCTTGCGCCAGATGCAATGGCGCCATACCGCCGAATTCCCTTTTGAAACCCTGTCAACGCTGCTGCGTCAACCCGTGCCCATCGACCTTGAGTCGGTCGAGCGCAAGGTTTTCGAAGAGGGGCGCGGCGGCTATTGCTATGAACTCAACCAGTTGTTCCTGGCGCTGTTGCAAGCAGTGGGTTTCGACGCCCGGGGCATCACTGGACGCGTGGTGATGAATGCGCCTGACGGCGCGTGGCCTGCCCGGACCCATCGGCTGAGCCTGGTGACGATCGACGGTGTGCGCTATATCACCGACGTCGGTTTTGGCGGCATGGTGCCCACCGCGCCGCTGCTGCTGGACAGTCGTGAGGCCCAAGTCACGCCCCATGAGCCGTATCGCATCGACACCCATGCGGACGGTTACCTGTTGCGCGCCAACGTTGCCGGCGAATGGCGGCCGATGTACCTGTTCGATCTGCAACGCCAGGAAGACATCGACTACACCGTCGGCAATTGGTACGTCTGCAACCATCCGGAGTCGCCGTTCATGGGCCGTTTGATGGTGGCTCGTACCGGTGACGGGCTGCGCAAGACCCTGAACGGCAACAGCTATGCCGTGCACCGCATAGGGCAGGAGAGTGAGCGGCGCGTAATCATCGATGCCGATGAGTTGATCGATTTATTGGAGCAGGAATTCAGCCTGCGCGTGCCGCCACGCGAGCTGTTGCGGCCCGCGCTGGTGGGGTTGCTCCAGGCCTAA
- a CDS encoding nucleobase:cation symporter-2 family protein, with protein sequence MKTPHVSLPRPEDENLGVGANMAYGLQHVLTMYGGIVAVPLIIGQAAGLSPADIGLLIAASLFAGGLATLLQTLGLPFFGCQLPLVQGVSFSGVATMVAIVGSGGEGGFQAILGAVIAASLIGLLITPVFSRITRFFPPLVTGIVITTIGLTLMPVAARWAMGGNSHAADFGSMANIGLAAVTLVLVLLLSKMGSATISRLSILLAMVIGTVIAVFLGMADFSAVSQGPMFGFPTPFHFGMPTFHIAAILSMCIVIMVTLVETSADILAVGEIIDTKVDSRRLGNGLRADMLSSMIAPIFGSFTQSAFAQNVGLVAVTGIKSRFVVATGGVFLVVLGLLPFMGRVIAAVPTSVLGGAGVVLFGTVAASGIRTLSKVDYRNNVNLIIVATSIGFGMIPIAAPNFYDHFPSWFATIFHSGISSSAIMAIMLNLAFNHFTTGNSDQQSVFAAGTERVLRYQDLAALREGDYFSDGKLHDCDGNEIPVVAEPVLAPAEHGPIRLKSSEHV encoded by the coding sequence ATGAAAACGCCCCATGTTTCACTCCCACGGCCCGAGGACGAAAACCTCGGCGTCGGCGCGAATATGGCTTACGGCCTGCAACATGTGTTGACCATGTACGGTGGCATTGTCGCCGTGCCGTTGATCATCGGCCAGGCGGCCGGGCTTTCGCCGGCGGACATCGGCCTGTTGATCGCCGCGTCATTGTTCGCGGGTGGCCTGGCAACGTTGCTGCAAACCCTCGGCCTGCCGTTTTTCGGCTGCCAACTGCCTTTGGTGCAGGGCGTATCGTTTTCGGGTGTCGCGACCATGGTGGCGATTGTCGGCAGCGGGGGGGAAGGGGGCTTTCAAGCCATCCTAGGAGCGGTGATCGCCGCGTCCCTGATAGGTTTGCTGATCACCCCGGTGTTTTCTCGCATCACCCGGTTCTTTCCGCCACTGGTCACTGGCATTGTGATCACCACCATTGGTCTCACTTTGATGCCGGTAGCGGCGCGTTGGGCGATGGGTGGCAACAGCCACGCCGCCGATTTCGGCAGCATGGCGAACATTGGCCTGGCCGCGGTGACCCTGGTGCTGGTGCTGTTGCTGAGCAAAATGGGCAGCGCAACCATCTCGCGGTTATCGATTCTGTTGGCGATGGTCATCGGTACGGTCATCGCGGTATTCCTCGGCATGGCGGACTTTTCAGCGGTCAGCCAAGGCCCGATGTTCGGCTTCCCGACACCGTTCCATTTCGGCATGCCGACGTTCCATATCGCCGCGATCCTGTCGATGTGCATTGTGATCATGGTGACCCTGGTGGAAACCTCTGCCGACATCCTGGCGGTGGGCGAGATCATCGACACCAAAGTCGACTCCCGGCGCCTGGGCAACGGCTTGCGGGCTGACATGCTGTCGAGCATGATCGCGCCGATCTTCGGTTCCTTCACCCAGAGTGCCTTTGCCCAGAACGTCGGGCTGGTGGCGGTGACCGGGATCAAGAGCCGTTTCGTGGTGGCGACCGGCGGGGTGTTCCTGGTGGTGCTCGGCCTGCTGCCGTTCATGGGGCGGGTGATTGCCGCCGTGCCGACCTCGGTGCTGGGCGGTGCCGGTGTCGTGCTGTTCGGCACGGTGGCCGCCAGTGGCATCCGCACGCTGTCGAAAGTCGATTACCGCAACAACGTCAACCTGATCATCGTCGCCACCTCCATCGGTTTCGGCATGATCCCCATCGCCGCACCGAACTTCTATGACCATTTCCCCAGTTGGTTCGCGACCATCTTCCATTCGGGCATCAGTTCTTCGGCAATCATGGCGATCATGCTGAACCTGGCGTTCAACCACTTCACCACGGGCAATTCCGACCAGCAGTCAGTCTTCGCCGCCGGCACCGAGCGGGTGTTGCGTTACCAGGACCTGGCGGCGCTGCGCGAAGGCGACTATTTCAGCGACGGCAAGCTGCACGACTGCGATGGCAACGAGATCCCCGTGGTGGCGGAGCCTGTTCTCGCGCCAGCGGAGCATGGGCCGATCCGACTGAAAAGCAGCGAGCATGTCTGA